One stretch of Eretmochelys imbricata isolate rEreImb1 chromosome 1, rEreImb1.hap1, whole genome shotgun sequence DNA includes these proteins:
- the SLC25A3 gene encoding solute carrier family 25 member 3: MFSSVAPLARLNPFHAPHLQLLQDGVRKRPDPTEPPSPRRSLAAAAVAEEEYSCEYGSLKFYALCGFGGVLSCGLTHTAVVPLDLVKCRIQVDPQKYKSIFNGFSVTVKEDGFRGLAKGWAPTFFGYSMQGLCKFGFYEVFKVLYGNILGEENAYLWRTSLYLAASASAEFFADIALAPMEAAKVRIQTQPGYANTLRQAAPKMFAEEGVWAFYKGVVPLWMRQIPYTMMKFACFERTVEALYKYVVPKPRSECSKPEQLVVTFIAGYIAGVFCAIVSHPADSVVSVLNKEKGSSASQVLVRLGFKGVWKGLFARIIMIGTLTALQWFIYDSVKVYFRLPRPPPPEMPESLKKKLAVTE, translated from the exons ATGTTCTCGTCCGTCGCGCCGCTCGCCCGCCTAAACCCATTCCACGCGCCCCATTTGCAGCTGCTCCAGGACGGCGTGAGGAAGCGCCCGGACCCCACCGAGCCGCCCAGCCCCCGGAGGAGCCTGGCGGCTGCCGCTGTCGCCGAAG AAGAATACAGTTGTGAATATGGCTCGCTCAAGTTTTATGCTCTCTGTGGTTTTGGTGGGGTCCTAAGTTGTGGCCTGACGCACACTGCAGTCGTACCTCTGGATTTAGTGAAATGTCGTATCCAG GTGGacccacaaaaatacaaaagcatcTTCAATGGATTCTCAGTTACAGTTAAAGAAGATGGCTTTCGTGGTCTGGCTAAGGGATGGGCTCCAACCTTTTTTGGATACTCAATGCAAGGGCTCTGCAAATTTGGTTTCTATGAAGTGTTCAAAGTTCTGTATGGTAACATTCTAGGAGAG GAGAATGCATATTTGTGGCGTACATCACTCTACTTGGCTGCCTCTGCCAGTGCAGAGTTTTTTGCTGATATTGCTCTGGCTCCAATGGAAGCTGCAAAGGTTCGCATCCAGACCCAGCCTGGATATGCTAACACTTTGAGACAAGCTGCTCCAAAAATGTTTGCAGAAGAAGGTGTATGGGC GTTCTACAAAGGTGTTGTTCCTTTGTGGATGAGACAGATTCCATACACAATGATGAAATTTGCCTGCTTTGAACGTACAGTTGAAGCTCTCTACAAGTATGTGGTTCCGAAGCCCCGGAGTGAATGTTCCAAGCCAGAACAATTGGTTGTCACATTTATAGCTGGCTACATTG CTGGTGTTTTCTGTGCCATTGTTTCTCATCCTGCTGACTCTGTGGTGTCTGTGCTGAACAAGGAAAAGGGCAGTTCGGCTTCACAGGTTCTTGTGAGGCTTGGATTCAAAG GGGTATGGAAGGGTCTGTTTGCTCGTATTATTATGATTGGTACGCTGACTGCACTACAGTGGTTCATCTACGATTCTGTCAAGGTTTATTTCAGACTTCCTCGTCCACCTCCACCTGAAATGCCAGAATCCCTAAAGAAGAAGCTGGCTGTAACTGAATAG